The genomic region CGCGTTGTACCATTCGTCGACGCTGCCACCGAGGGAGAGGATGACGAGCTCATCCTTCAGCCGGGCCGAAAGGGCTTTCATGCAATCGAAGCGTTTCATCGGACGATCTCCCCGCCAAGCGCGATTGCCGAATGGTAATAGGCCGCATAGGACCACTTGAAGGCGTCGGTGATGGCCCGCTCGATCGCCTCTTCCTCGCGCACGATCCGGTACGGAATGCGCAGCGCGTCGAGCACCGGCTCCATGGTTATGCCATGGGGGATCGCCCACCAGTTGTTCTCGCCGAGCTCGCCGCGATAGCTCATCAGCATGACGACCGGGATGCCGGCACCAAGGCCCATGCGCGCCAGGGGTTCGACAGACGCCCTGAGCCCGGAATTTTCCATCACCAATGCTGCCCGTTTGCCGGACAAAAAAACCCCGCCACAGATCGCGGCGCCCTCTCCCTCGTTCGTGACGCGGATCGTGCGGATATCGGGATCGGCATCAAGCGCCGGGTAGAGCTCCTTGAACAGCGAGTCCGGCAGGTAGCAAACGACGCTCACGCCGGCCTTTTTCAGGCCACGGATGACAGCGTCAACAGCAGATTTTTTCATCGGGCATCCTCTCTTCCCGGTCAGGGTGACAAATGCCGGATGTTCCGAATAGGGTCTTATTTTCGATCCATGCAATGCGCCAAAAGCAACATGTCATCATGTTCGATCTTCCGATCCATCAAGCGACTGCGCCAGAAGCCTGCCCATCGCCGAGGCGGCGTCCGACATTTCCTTCTCCGAGCGCGAGAGAAGCATCAGCTTGCGCGGATTGACCTTGGCGTCGTGCAAGGGGACGAACGTCAGCGTCCCATCGGCAATCTCCTGTTCGATGCCGACACGGGTCTGCAGCACCGTGCCGAGGTCGCGCTTGGCAAGATCGATCATGAGCCCGATGGAGTTGGTGCGCGCGCGGGGCGTCAGGTCGACGAAAGATCGGCTGAAGGCATCCTCGACCCAGGCGCCGAGCGTCAGGCTGGCGTCAGACAGGATGACCCGTTCGCCGGCAAGGTCGAACAGCTTCAGTTCCTTCTTCTGCGCATGACGGCTATCCGGGAGCGCCAGTACGCCGAGCGGCAACAGCACAGTCGAAATGCGCCGCACATTGCGCGCCACTTTGACGTCGAACACGACAGCAAGATCGCATTCGCCAGCGGCCACGGCATCGGCGGCCTGCTGCGATCCCATCACCCTGACATCGACGGAGATCTCCGGGTGCCGCTTCCAGAATTCCTGCAGGGCGTCCGGCATCAATCCCCGCGAGACGCTTTCGATGATGGCGACGGAGACGGTACCGCGATGCAGTCCGTTGAGATCGTTGATCTCGGTGCAGGCGCGCTTCAGTTCCGACAGGCTGAGACGGGCGTGATAGAGCATCAGTTCACCGGCGCTGGTGAGCTTCAGCCGCTGGCGGACACGCTCGAAGAGAGGCGTGCCGAGCTCTTCCTCGAGCTGCTTCAGGATACGGCTGATCGAGGACGGTGCGACGTTCAGGGCCTGGGCTGCCTGGCGAATGGAGCCAAGACGCGCCACGAGCTGAAAGTAGTGGAGACGGGTGGCCACAAGCCCGAGCCGAAACGGATCCATCATGCCAACATGCCCATAAGCCGCGCCTTTCCGCTCTCAGTGATAATCGGGAATGCCGGGCATGGTCAGGAAGCCCTTGAGCGAGCGGAAATGCCGGATCCAGCGTCGCAGCGCCGGGAACTCCGCGTGATCGATGCCGAAATCGCGGCTGAGGGCGAAGGATGGGAAAAGCATGAGGTCGCCAAGCGTCGGACCGCTGCCGCAAAACCACTCCAGCCCATCGAAATGGCGGATTGTCATGTGGTCGTCCATGATCCGGAAGGCTTTGCGGGCCGAGGCGCGAAGCGTTGTTTCGTCACCGGGCGTATCGAACAGCGCCTGCAGCCGGGCCGCCACCGCCGGGCCAAGGGCAGTGTCGCCAAAGCCGACCCATCGGACGACGTCGGCGAAGGCCTTCGGGTCGTGCGGCAGCCACTGTTGCGCCGCGTCGTGCGCCCGGGCAAGATAAAGAAGAACGGGCGCCATGCCGTAAACGACGAGATCGCCATCCTTGACGACGGGAAGCGTCCCGAGCGGATTGAGAGCCAGCATGGCCGGCTTCCCGTGCTCCTGCCCCGGAAACATGTCGATGGCCACGGTCTGCCAATCCAGCCCGAGCATGGATAGCAAAAGGCGAGCGCGGTAGCTGTTTTCGTCGAGTTCGTAGCCGTAGAGGGTGATTTCCGGCATCAGGCCATCTCCGCCGTTTGCTCGAGTTCGAACCGCATCTTTTCCATCAGGCGGGCGTGGTGCGCCTGCCTGCCGCTTGCCTGCGGGGAATGAGGGCCGAGAATGACACCGTGAATGGCGGTCTTGTCGGGGGAGACTTGCTGGACGGCCATGAGCAGCCGGTCGCCATCCGCCGCCAGCAGTCCGGTGTTGGCATCCAGATGTTTCATTCCTGCCTGATCGAGCGCCGCGAGCACATCGCTGATCGGACAATCGACATAGAGGCTGCGGACGGGCGCGAATTCTGCGGCACCCACGGCATCTGGCAAAACGGCCTCGCTGGATGCCGTCGCCCAGATGATCCCGTAGTCCTCCCGCGCAAGATATGTCGGCACCTTGATCGTCGAAGGCACGTCCAGCGCAGGATGGGCCGGGATGTAGCGGCACTGACCGGCAGCATCATACTGCCAGCCGTGGTAGAGGCAGGCAATATGGTCGCCGCGCACGAAGCCGAAGCTCATCCGCATGCCGCGATGCGGACAGCGATCCTCCCAGACATGGACGATGCCGCTGCTGTCGCGCCAGACGACGATCTCCTGCTCGTCGACGACGGCACCCGCCGAGGTTCCGGGCTCGATCGAGGACGAAAGCCCGACCGGCACCCACCCTGCTTCCAGTCTCATGATCCGCTCCTCTTCATGCCGCAGCACGCCGCTCGATATCCAGGATGATACAATCGTAAGGGCCCAGGCTGCAGGCCATCTCGAACGCATCGACGAGATCGCCATGACCGCGCACCGAAAGGCTGGCAGCTGCACTGTCGCAGGCGCCGAAGTCGATTTGCAGATCCAGCTTGCGGGCGCGATGCGTGGCAAACTCCGTGAAGCTGTCGCAGATCATCTGACCGCGAAAGGTAAAGCTAGCCGCTTCGATCATCGCTCAACCTCGCTCGGGCAAGTGCCGTTCTGCGGTCTCCCAGTAGCCTTGACCTGCATGAAAATGACCCGTTTTGCATAAATTTTAATCGCGCCTTAGTTTTGTGCATCCTATCCGGTTTTTGCCGGAGAGTTCAAGCCAGTTTGGTGACGGAGTTGTTGCCTTTTGCGCCTGAGTGCCTTCGAAAAATTGGCACTATTCCGAACAAATGCCGTCTGACACTGTGATTGCCGATAGCTTCTTGCAAGCTTGAGATGGACGAAACCG from Rhizobium rhododendri harbors:
- a CDS encoding thiamine pyrophosphate-binding protein, yielding MKKSAVDAVIRGLKKAGVSVVCYLPDSLFKELYPALDADPDIRTIRVTNEGEGAAICGGVFLSGKRAALVMENSGLRASVEPLARMGLGAGIPVVMLMSYRGELGENNWWAIPHGITMEPVLDALRIPYRIVREEEAIERAITDAFKWSYAAYYHSAIALGGEIVR
- a CDS encoding LysR family transcriptional regulator, which produces MMDPFRLGLVATRLHYFQLVARLGSIRQAAQALNVAPSSISRILKQLEEELGTPLFERVRQRLKLTSAGELMLYHARLSLSELKRACTEINDLNGLHRGTVSVAIIESVSRGLMPDALQEFWKRHPEISVDVRVMGSQQAADAVAAGECDLAVVFDVKVARNVRRISTVLLPLGVLALPDSRHAQKKELKLFDLAGERVILSDASLTLGAWVEDAFSRSFVDLTPRARTNSIGLMIDLAKRDLGTVLQTRVGIEQEIADGTLTFVPLHDAKVNPRKLMLLSRSEKEMSDAASAMGRLLAQSLDGSEDRT
- a CDS encoding glutathione S-transferase family protein; translated protein: MPEITLYGYELDENSYRARLLLSMLGLDWQTVAIDMFPGQEHGKPAMLALNPLGTLPVVKDGDLVVYGMAPVLLYLARAHDAAQQWLPHDPKAFADVVRWVGFGDTALGPAVAARLQALFDTPGDETTLRASARKAFRIMDDHMTIRHFDGLEWFCGSGPTLGDLMLFPSFALSRDFGIDHAEFPALRRWIRHFRSLKGFLTMPGIPDYH
- a CDS encoding Rieske (2Fe-2S) protein; this translates as MRLEAGWVPVGLSSSIEPGTSAGAVVDEQEIVVWRDSSGIVHVWEDRCPHRGMRMSFGFVRGDHIACLYHGWQYDAAGQCRYIPAHPALDVPSTIKVPTYLAREDYGIIWATASSEAVLPDAVGAAEFAPVRSLYVDCPISDVLAALDQAGMKHLDANTGLLAADGDRLLMAVQQVSPDKTAIHGVILGPHSPQASGRQAHHARLMEKMRFELEQTAEMA